One genomic window of Streptomyces sp. NBC_00237 includes the following:
- a CDS encoding isochorismatase family protein, whose product MSSYERLVAQLDPGTTVLLTVECQEGVVGEDSALPELAAQARKSGVLGNVARLVAAAHGAGVQVVHAVAERRPDGRGASRNARLFRAAERLPVQQIAGTRAVRVAEPIEVAEADLVVRRLHGLSPVAGTGVDALLRNLGCRNVVVVGVSANVAVPNAVFDLVNLGYGVVVAEDAIAGVPEEYVAAVVRNSLALVATVAGTGDVCGVWGEGRT is encoded by the coding sequence ATGTCGTCGTACGAGCGGCTGGTGGCTCAGCTCGATCCGGGAACGACCGTGCTGCTCACGGTGGAGTGCCAGGAGGGTGTCGTCGGCGAAGACAGTGCGCTGCCCGAACTCGCCGCCCAGGCAAGGAAGTCGGGGGTTCTGGGGAACGTCGCCCGGCTGGTGGCGGCCGCGCACGGGGCCGGGGTGCAGGTCGTGCACGCGGTGGCCGAGCGTCGGCCGGACGGGCGCGGGGCGAGCCGTAACGCACGGTTGTTCCGGGCGGCGGAGCGGCTGCCCGTGCAGCAGATCGCGGGGACGCGAGCGGTGCGGGTGGCTGAGCCGATCGAGGTCGCGGAAGCCGACCTCGTGGTGCGGCGGCTGCACGGCCTGTCGCCGGTCGCGGGAACGGGCGTGGACGCGCTGCTGCGGAATCTGGGGTGCCGGAACGTGGTGGTGGTCGGGGTGTCGGCGAACGTCGCGGTGCCGAACGCGGTCTTCGACCTCGTGAACCTGGGGTACGGCGTGGTCGTGGCAGAGGACGCGATCGCCGGGGTCCCGGAGGAGTACGTGGCGGCCGTGGTGCGCAACTCGCTGGCGCTCGTGGCGACGGTGGCCGGGACGGGGGACGTGTGCG